Within Actinoplanes sp. L3-i22, the genomic segment AGCTCGGCGAGCCGGTCCAGCGGCAGGGCGGCCAGGTCGGCGCCGTCGGGGTAGCGGTGGAACGGGCTGTCGACGTACGTCCCGGTGTTGCCGATCATGGTGATCCGGTCGATGGCGAACTCGGTGCCCGGCGCGTAGCGGTCCCGGGATTCCGCCCGGGTCAGGTGCTGCCCGATCCGTGGGGCGGGCAGTCCCGGGTAGGTGATCAGCCCGTCCCGGATCACGTGACTCAGCTCGACGAACCGGTACCGCGGCACAGCGCCTCCCCGAAGGAGCCCGGATATCAGGACAGGCCGATCACGCCCTCGACGATCAGCCAGATGCCGAAGATAGCGAACAATGCGGCGGCGCCCCACTTGATGATGTGCTCGGGAAGGTGACGGCCGAGCAGCCGGCCGACCAGGATGGCGAGCGCGTCGGCGGCGACCATGCCCACCGTGGAGCCGACCCAGACGGCGAACCAGCCGTGCTGGGTGGCCAGCGTGATCGTCGCCAGCATGGTCTTGTCACCGAGCTCGGCCAGGAAGAACGCGCCGCCGACGGCGAAGATCGCGGAGCCGCTGGACCGCTCCGCCTTGCTCTTCTCGTCGTCGGTGAGCTTGTCGCCGCGCAGGGTCCAGGCGCCGAACGCGAGGAACGCCACCCCGGCGACCAGGGAGATCCAGTCGGTCGGGAGGGCGGCGCCGAGGCCGTACCCGATGCCGACCGAGACCAGGTGGACCAGCGCGGTGGCGGCGGTGATGCCGATCAGGGTCGGCACCAGCCGGAAGCGGGTGGCGAAGGTCATCGCCATCAGCTGGGACTTGTCGCCGAGCTCGGCGACGAAGATGACCGCGAAGCTGAGACCCAGCGCGGCGAGGAAAGTTGACACGGAATTCTCCCGGTGACAGACGACCGGGGCTTGGGCGCAGGGCGACCTCGACCCGGCCGCCATGAATGGACAGCCTGGTCGAAGGTCTCGCTCGCCTCAGATCGAGGCTGTCCGGCCGGAGGTCCCGAAGAACCTCAGTATGTCGACCGCGACATTGGGAGCTACTCCCCTTCGCGAGATCGAGCATAGCCGAACATCCGGAAGGCCCGGTGGAGAGCTGCGCCACCGGGCCTTTTGCTAAGGACGGACCTGGGGACGGATCAGTGCCCGATGATCAGCTGCTGGAGCCGGAGCCGGTCGAGCTGCTCGGCCGAGCGCTTCAGCGCCGGCTGGGCGGGCACCGGCTGGGCCAGCGGCTTGCACTGCTTGTCCGAGTGGTTGCCGGCCACCCGCGGCGGCAGCGCGCCGGTGGCCAGGTAATCGGCGATCACGTCGTCGACGCAGGCGTTGCCGAACAGCGATCCGGCGTGCGTGGTCCCGTTCACCCCTTCGATCAACACCGAGCGGGGGAAGAGCTTTCGAACCTCAAGACTTCCGGTGTACGGCGTGGCCGCGTCCAGCGTCTCGCTGAGCAGCAGGACCGGTGGCACCTTCGCCCCGTTCACCCGGACCGGAACACCGGCCGGCGCGGCCCAGTGCCGGCAGGGCGCGTTGTACCAGGCGTTGCCCCAGGTCTCGAACGGCGCCTGGTGGTAGACCTTCCAGTTCTGCTCGGACCAGGTCGACCACTTCGCCGGCCAGGCCGCGTCGGTGCACTGCACGGCCAGGTAGACGGCGTAGTTGTTGTCCGCGCCCGCGGTCTGCGGGTTGTTCTCGTCGTAGAGCCCCTTGAGGCCGGCCGGATCCTTCTTGGTGACCCAGCTGGAGAACGCCCGGGCGACCTTCTCCCAGCCGAAGATGTAGTAGCCCGGCTGCAGGAAGATGTCGGTCAGCTCGGCGGGGCCGATCACCCCGCCGGCCGGCTTCGCGGTCAGCTCGGCCAGTTGCCGGTAGTAGAGCCGCTCCACGGCCGGCCCGGTCGTGCCCAGGTGGTAGACGGCGTCGTGCTTGGCGATCCAGGCGAAGTAGATCTTGATGTTCCGGTCGAACGCGATGTCCTGGTCGATGTTCGAGCGGTACCAGACCCGGCTCGGGTTGACGTTGCCGTCCAGGACCATCCGCCGGACCCGGTCCGGGTACTGCGTGGCGTAGACCTGGCCGAGGTACGTCCCGTACGAGAAGCCGTAGAAGTTGATTTTTTCGGCGCCCAACGCCCGCCGGATGCTGTCGATGTCCCGGACCGAGTCCGCGGTGCGCATGTGATCGAGCAGCGGCCCGCCGGCCTTGGCGCAGTCCGCGGCGTACCGGGTGCTCCGGGCGTGCCAGGCCTTCTCCAGCGCGGGGGTGGACGGCACGTACGGCGGCCGGTTGTACCCGGCGTAGTCGGCGTCGCAGGTCAGCTTCGGCTTGCTGGCGCCGACCCCGCGCGGGTCGAACCCGATCCAGTCGTAGGCGTCCCCGGCGCCCTTGGGCACCTTCGCGCCGAGCGTCGCCATGCTCCGCCCGGCGCCACCCGGGCCACCCGGGTTGACCAGGACCACGCCCTGGTACTTGTCGGCCGGGACGGTGTGGGCGATCCGGGCGACGGCCAGCTCGATGCGGGCGCCGCCCGGGTTCGCGTAGTCCATCGGCACGCCGACCATGCCGCATTCGGCGCCCTGTGCCTTGAGTGACAGCTCGGTGCAGGAGTACCACGCGACCGGCGCCGGTACGTAGTCCGGCGCGCCCCGCGAGGGGGCGGCCTCCGCGGAGGTGATCACGGTGCCTGCTGCCGCGCCGAGCGCGACCACAACGGCGGCCGCCCAGATACTTTTCATTCCTCGCCCTTCGATGTCCGATTCGCCCCATATGGTGAGGGTTGCTCGGGCGGTTTCC encodes:
- a CDS encoding TMEM165/GDT1 family protein, whose translation is MSTFLAALGLSFAVIFVAELGDKSQLMAMTFATRFRLVPTLIGITAATALVHLVSVGIGYGLGAALPTDWISLVAGVAFLAFGAWTLRGDKLTDDEKSKAERSSGSAIFAVGGAFFLAELGDKTMLATITLATQHGWFAVWVGSTVGMVAADALAILVGRLLGRHLPEHIIKWGAAALFAIFGIWLIVEGVIGLS
- a CDS encoding alpha/beta hydrolase, whose protein sequence is MKSIWAAAVVVALGAAAGTVITSAEAAPSRGAPDYVPAPVAWYSCTELSLKAQGAECGMVGVPMDYANPGGARIELAVARIAHTVPADKYQGVVLVNPGGPGGAGRSMATLGAKVPKGAGDAYDWIGFDPRGVGASKPKLTCDADYAGYNRPPYVPSTPALEKAWHARSTRYAADCAKAGGPLLDHMRTADSVRDIDSIRRALGAEKINFYGFSYGTYLGQVYATQYPDRVRRMVLDGNVNPSRVWYRSNIDQDIAFDRNIKIYFAWIAKHDAVYHLGTTGPAVERLYYRQLAELTAKPAGGVIGPAELTDIFLQPGYYIFGWEKVARAFSSWVTKKDPAGLKGLYDENNPQTAGADNNYAVYLAVQCTDAAWPAKWSTWSEQNWKVYHQAPFETWGNAWYNAPCRHWAAPAGVPVRVNGAKVPPVLLLSETLDAATPYTGSLEVRKLFPRSVLIEGVNGTTHAGSLFGNACVDDVIADYLATGALPPRVAGNHSDKQCKPLAQPVPAQPALKRSAEQLDRLRLQQLIIGH